In a genomic window of Methanoregula sp. UBA64:
- a CDS encoding OBG GTPase family GTP-binding protein: MAGSLEEQIAELEAELTKTPYNKATSKHIGRIKAKIAKFRDEAVNRAMKSGGGGEGYSVKKSGDASAVLVGFPSTGKSTLLNKLTGTESAVGAYAFTTLTVVPGALEHKGAKIQLLDIPGLIAGAAMGKGRGKEVIGVVRSADIIIILVDVFNGQHVNVLLRELYNAGIRINVPKPDITIKKSSVGGIRLSAVGTLDLDIEEVRTILSESKMMNADVLIRGNATQEDFIDAVQGNRVYVPAFIAVNKVDLVTKAQSDEIERTIKERFGIAPLMISAHVGYHMEELKDAIYDCLGFMRVYLKPQNEEADLDVPLIVRTGSTVEDVCNKLHRDFVRRFRYARVWGDSVKHGGQRVGISHSLVDGDILSIIIEH; this comes from the coding sequence ATGGCTGGTAGTCTTGAAGAACAGATAGCCGAGCTGGAAGCGGAGCTCACGAAAACTCCGTACAACAAGGCTACCTCCAAACACATCGGGCGGATCAAGGCAAAGATCGCAAAGTTCCGCGACGAGGCGGTCAACCGGGCGATGAAGTCCGGCGGAGGCGGCGAAGGCTACTCGGTCAAGAAGTCGGGCGATGCGTCCGCCGTGCTCGTCGGGTTCCCGTCCACGGGTAAATCCACGCTCCTAAACAAGCTCACCGGCACCGAAAGCGCCGTCGGGGCATACGCATTTACCACGCTCACGGTCGTGCCCGGCGCCCTCGAACACAAGGGCGCAAAGATCCAGCTTCTGGATATTCCGGGACTTATCGCCGGCGCAGCCATGGGCAAGGGTCGTGGCAAGGAAGTTATCGGTGTCGTGCGAAGTGCCGACATCATCATTATCCTCGTGGATGTCTTCAACGGCCAGCACGTCAACGTGCTCCTGCGGGAACTCTACAATGCCGGGATCCGTATCAACGTCCCCAAACCCGATATTACCATCAAGAAGTCCTCGGTCGGCGGTATCCGGCTCTCGGCGGTTGGCACCCTCGACCTCGATATCGAGGAAGTCCGGACTATCCTCTCCGAGAGCAAGATGATGAATGCCGACGTGCTCATCCGCGGGAACGCAACCCAGGAAGACTTCATCGACGCGGTGCAGGGTAACCGGGTCTATGTCCCGGCATTTATCGCCGTCAACAAAGTGGATCTCGTTACCAAAGCCCAGTCTGACGAGATCGAGCGCACCATAAAAGAGCGGTTCGGTATTGCACCGCTTATGATCTCCGCCCACGTGGGATACCACATGGAGGAGCTCAAAGACGCCATCTACGACTGCCTCGGGTTCATGCGGGTGTACTTAAAACCCCAGAACGAGGAAGCCGACCTCGATGTGCCGCTCATCGTCAGGACCGGGAGCACGGTCGAGGATGTCTGCAACAAGCTCCACCGGGACTTCGTGCGCCGGTTCCGCTATGCCCGGGTCTGGGGCGATTCTGTCAAGCACGGCGGCCAGCGGGTCGGCATCTCCCACTCGCTTGTCGATGGCGATATCCTCTCGATCATCATTGAGCATTGA